In Cellulomonas sp. JZ18, the DNA window CTGCTGCTGCCGTCGTCGACCGCGCGGGTGCTGCTCGCCGTCGTCTGGTCCGGGGCCCTCGTGGGCCTGCTCGCGCGCGTGTTCTGGCTCAACGTACCCCGCTGGCTGTACGTGCCGATCTACGTCGCGCTGGGGTGGGTCGCCGTCGGGTTCCTGCCGCAGTTCTGGCGGACCGGCGGGCCCGGGATCGTGTGGCTCGTCGCGGCCGGCGGGCTGGCGTACACCGTCGGCGCCCTGGTCTACGGCCTCAAGCGCCCGAACCCCAGCCCCCGCTGGTTCGGCTTCCACGAGGTCTTCCACGCCCTGACGGTCGTCGGGTACGGCTGCCACTACGCCGCCGTGTGGATCGCCGCCGCCCGGGCCGCCTGACCCCGCTCCCTCGCCCCACCGAGCGCGCCGGGTACCGCGCGAGGGCACCGGGTACCGGGCGAGCGCACCGGTCACGACCGCCGCGCTCGCCCGACGACCGGCGCGGTCGGCGGTGGGGCGCTCAGGTGCGCGGGACCACCGTGTAGCGGCGGTTCGCGAGGGACGGGTTGCGCTCGCGGACGGCCGTCAGGGCCGCCGCGTCCAGGTCCACGGTGCGCACCTGCGGCGTCTCGTCGAGCTCGAGGCCGACGACGCCGTCGGGCCCCACGACGAGCGAGCGCCCCACGACGCCGCGCCCGGCCTGGCCGACCGCGACGACCGCCGCGGTGTTCTCGATCGCGCGCGCGGCGGCGAGCGTCCGCCAGTGCATCGCCTTGTGCGGACCGGGCGCCCACGCGGCGGGGACCACGAGCACGTGCGCACCCGCGTCCACGAGGCGACGCGCCGACTCGGGGAAGCGCAGGTCGTAGCAGGTCATGACGCCGAACCGCAGCCCGGCGACGTCGAGCACCAGGGGCGGTGCGTCGGCCGGGCCGGCCACGAAGCGGTCGGACTCGCGCTGGCCGAACGCGTCGTACAGGTGCACCTTGCGGTAGACGCCCGCCAGGGACCCGTCGGCGGCGACCCCCACCACGGCGTTGACCGCGCGGGCGGCGCCGTCACCGTCCTGGCCCGTGGGCGTCGTGCCCGTGAGCGTCGTACCGGGCAGCGTCGTGCCCGCCAGCACCGCGACACCGCCGCGCGCCGCCTCCTCCCGCAGCGCGGTGACGAACGGGCCGTCGAGCGGCTCGGCCAGGTCCGGCCCGACGCCGCGCGGGTCGAACGCCGACGCGTACTCGGGCAGCACCACGACGTCCGCGCGGACGCGCGCGGCCTCGCGCACGGCGTCGCGCGCGACCTCGACGTTCGCGGCGCGGTCCGTGCCCACCTGCAGCTGCGCGACGGTGACCCGCACCGCGGGGCGCACCGGCGCGCCCCGACCGTCGCTCACGGCGCCCGCGGGACGTCGCGGCCCGGGGTGTCCTGGCCGCCGCCGTCGTCCGCGTCCCCGTCCGCGGACGCGTCCGGGGCGGGTGCCGCGGGACGCCCCGCCTCGGTCCGGGCGTCGAGCTCGGTTTGGGCGACGGCCTCCTCCGCGGTCACGGGAGCGGGCCCCGCCGCGGCGCCGCGCTGCTCCTCCTCCTGCGCGCGCAGCCGGGCCCGGTGGTCCGCACGGCGCATCCGCCGGCTGAACGACACCGCGAGGGCGATCACCGCCGCCGCCAGCAGGAACGTGACGACGAAGCCGAGGAACCCGGGCGAGCCCTCCTCCGGCGACTCGATGGTCGGTCCGGGCAGCCGCTCGGCGTGCACCACCGCCGCGAGCAGGACCCCGTGCACGGCGCCGCTCACCGGGCCGCCTCCGTCCCGCGGATCCCGGCGAACAGGTCGTCCTCGGGCACCGTCGTCGGCACACGCGACTCCGCGAGCTCGAACTCCTCGGTGCGCCAGTGCGCGAGCTCCACCTCGCGCGGGACCGCGAAGAACCAGCCCTCCGGGTCGATCTGCGTGGCGTGCGCGCGCAGGGCCGCGTCCCGCTGGGGGAAGAAGTCCGCGCACTCGACCCGTGTCGTCACCGGCCGCTCGGGCACCTCGCGGGCCTGGCGCGAGTCGATCCAGTCGCTGAACGGCGACTCGCCGCCGGCCGCGACGATCGCGTCGTGCACCGTGCGCATCCGCTCCAGGGAGAACCCGTGGTTGTAGTAGAGCTTCAGCGGTGCCCACGGCTCGCCGCGCCCGCGGTAGCGCTCGGGGTCGCCGGCGGCGGCGAACGCCTCGGCGGAGACGCGGTGGCACATGATGTGGTCCGGGTGCGGGTAGCCCCCGGTCGGGTCGTACGTCGTCATGACGTGCGGGCGGAACTCGCGGACCAGCTCGACGAGCGGCGCGGAGGCCTCCTCGAGCGGCGTGAGCGCGAAGCACCCGTCGGGCAGCGGGGGCAGCGGGTCGCCCTCCGGGAGGCCCGAGTCGACGAAGCCGAGCCAGTGCTGGCGCACGCCGAGGGCGGCGGCCGCCGTCGCCATCTCCTCGCGGCGGACCGCGCGCATCTCCTCGAGCCCCGCCGGGGCCGGGCCGTAGTGCGGGTTGAGCACGTCCCCGCGCTCACCACCCGTGCAGGTCACGACGAGGACGTCGACGCCCTCCGCCGCGTACCGCGCGGTCGTCGCGGCACCCTTGCTGGACTCGTCGTCGGGGTGCGCGTGCACCGCCATGAGCCGAAGCCGCTCCGTGCTCACCCAGGGCCTCCCGTCACAGGTCGTCGGACGAGGGACAATGATCCCCTACGCACGCCCGCCACCCGCACGACGAGCCGCTCGTCCCGCCCCAGGAGGTCCCGTGGTCGCACCGGCCCCCGCACGCCCGTCGGGCGCTACGGACCGGAGCCCACCGACGCCGCGCGCCGGCTGCAGCGGTGGGGGCTCGCCGCGCTCGTGGTCCTCGCCATGCTCGTGCTCGGGTGGATCGGCAGCGGCGTGCTGCGCGACCCCGTGCAGTGGAAGACCGTCGGGTTCCGGGTGGACGGACCCGCGTCGACCGACGTCACGTTCGACGTCACGACGGACCCCGGGGTGGCCGCGACGTGCCGCGTCCAGGTGCTGTCCGAGTCGTACGCGCAGGTGGGCGTCCTCGACGTCGAGGTGCCGCCCGCGCAGGAGCGCACGCGCCGCGTGACGGTCACCGTCTCCACGGTCGGGGAGGGCGTCAGCGGTGTCGTGGACTCCTGCGCGCCGCTGCCCTGACCTGTCTCTCACCTGCCCTGACCTGCCGCTGACCTGCCGCTGACCTGCACCGCAGCCCGCGGCGCGCGACGCCCGCACCCCGGCGCCGGGCCCGGCGGGCGGGTGGTTCCGGTCGCGCGTCCACCGCGCGGCGGGCCTCCCGGCTACCATGGACGTTTACGCCGCCCCGGTCCGGCGTCGTACGACAGGTCGACGCGGCCGCGCTGAGACGGCGACACCACCCCGTCCCGCACGCACCGCGTCGCACCCGTGCGCGCCGGGGCGGGCACGACCCGCCGCCGCGAGGCGGTGGACCCGAGGCAAGGGAAGGAGCGATCGTGACCGACACGACTGCGGCCACGTGGCTGACGCAGGAGGCCTACGACCGCCTCAAGGAGGAGCTCGCGCACCTCGAGACGGTGGGCCGCAAGGAGATCGCGGACCGCATCGCGGCGGCCCGCGACGAGGGCGACCTCAAGGAGAACGGCGGCTACCACGCCGCCCGCGAGGAGCAGGCCAAGCAGGAGGCCCGCATCCGCGAGCTCAAGGAGAAGCTCCGCAACGTCCAGATCGGCACGCCGCCGGACGACGGCGTCGTCGAGGCCGGCATGGTCGTCACGGCCGTCGTGGCCGGGGACGAGATGACGTTCCTGCTGGGCTCGCGCGAGATCGCCGGCACCGCCGACATCGACGTCTTCTCCCCCACGTCGCCGCTCGGTGCGGCCATCTACGGCCGCAAGGTGGGCGACGCGACGACGTACGAGGCGCCGAACGGCCGGCAGATCCCGGTGGAGATCACGGACGCGCGCCCGTTCACGGGCTGACGCCCGCCCACGCACGCACGACGGCGCCGTGACCCGCCCCGGGTCCGGCGCCGTCGGCGTGCGGCGGCAGGGTCAGCCGTCGCCCAGGCGGTAGCCCGCCGCGCGCAGGCCCGCGAGCAGCTCGCCGCAGTGCTCGGGCCCCTTCGTCTCGATCTGCAGGTCGACCGCGACCTCGCTCAGCGCGAGGTCGCCGCCGGTGCGCGTGTGGGCGACGTGCATGACGTTGCCGCCGCGGGCGGCCACGTCCTGCAGCAGGCCCGCGAGCGCGCCCGGCGTGTCCTCCACCCGCGCGTGCACGTGCAGGTACCGGCCGGCGGACGCCAGGCCGTGGCGGACCACGCGCAGCAGCACCAGCGGGTCGACGTTGCCGCCCGACAGCACGCACACCACGGGCCGCCCGTCGGCCGCGGACCCCGCGGGGTCGGCCATGAGCGCGGCGACCGCGGCCGCGCCCGACGGCTCGACGACCAGCTTCGCGCGCTCCGCGACCAGCAGCAGCGCACGGGACAGGTCCTCCTCGGAGACCGTGCGCACCGGCACGCGGTGGTGCGCGAGCAGCTCGAACGGCACCTCACCGGGCGTCCCGACGGCGATGCCGTCCGCCATGGTGCGCAGCTCGGGCGCGCGGACCGGCCGCCCCGCCGCGAGCGACGCGGGGTAGGCCGCCGCACCCGCCGCCTGCACCCCGACGACGCGCACGTCCGGCCGGTCGTCCAGCGCCGCCACCATGCCGGCGGCGAGCCCGCCGCCGCCCACGGGCACCACGAGCGTCCCGGCGTCCGGCACCTGCTCGAGCACCTCGAGCGCGACGGTGCCCTGCCCGGCGTCGACGTCCGGGTGGTCGAACGGGTGGATGAGCACCGCACCCGTGCGGTCCGCGTGCGCACGCGCGGCCACGAGCGCCTCGTCGACCGACGTCCCGACGAGCTCGACCTGCGCGCCGTAGCCCTTGGTGGCGGCGACCTTCGGCAGCGCGGCGTCGACGGGCATGAACACGACCGCGGTCAGGCCGAGCAGGCGCGCCGCGAGCGCGACGCCCTGCGCGTGGTTGCCCGCGCTGGCCGCGACGACGCCGCGCGCCTTCTCCGCGCCCGAGAGGCGCGCCATGCGCACGTACGCGCCGCGGATCTTGAACGAACCGGCGCGCTGGAGGTTCTCGCACTTGAGCCAGACGTCGGCCCCCACGAGCTCGGACAGCGCGCGGCTGCGCTGCACGGGCGTGCGCTCCGCCACGCCCCCGAGCAGCGCGGCCGCCGCCCGGACGTCGTCGGCTCCGATCACGGCGCGGCCGGGCCGTGCGTCGCGGCCGTGGGCGGGTCCGCCGGCCGGGTGCCGCGGTCGCCGTCGCGCTCGGCCCGCACGGCCGACTCGGCCTCCGCCGCCGCCGCGAGCGCACGTGCGAGCACGGGGTGCGCGCGCGGCCGGATGGACACGTGGTCGCCCGTGCCGAGCTGGGGGAACTTGTCGTGCCCGTGCAGGTACAGCACGACCGTGTTGAGCACGGCCGCGACGGGCACCGCGAACAGCGCGCCGACGATGCCGGCCGCGAACGACCCGGTCGCGACGACGAGCAGCACGGCCACCGGGTGCAGCGAGACGGCGTGCCCCATGAGGAACGGCTGCAGCACGTGCCCCTCGAGCTGCTGCACGGCCAGGACGATCACGAGCATGACGAGCGCGGAGACCCAGCCCTGCGTGACGAGCGCGACGAGCACGGCGATCGTGCCGGTGAGGATCGCGCCGACGAACGGGATGAACGAGCCGAAGAACACCAGCACCGCGAGCGGTACGGCGAGCGGCAGCTGGAGCAGGACGGCGCCCAGCCCGATGCCGACGGCGTCGACGCCGGCGACGAGGATCTGGGTGCGCGTGTACGCGCCGAGCGTCACCCAGCCGCGGCGCCCCGCCTGGTGCACGCTCTCGCGCGACCCGCGCGGCAGCAGGCCGACGACCCACGCCCAGATGCGCCGGCCGTCGATGAGGAAGAACAGCGTGCAGAACAGCGCGACGAGCGTGCCCGCGAGCACGTGCCCGACGGTGACCGTGACCGACAGCGCCCCGGTCGCGATCTGCTGGCTGCTGCCGGCCACCGTCTCCTGCAGCTGGTCGACGTAGCCGTCGAGCTGCGCCTGGTCGAGGCCCAGCGGCCCGTCCGACAGCCACGTGAGCAGCGTGTCGGCGCCCTCGCGCGCCTGGTCCGCGAGCGCGGCGATGCCCGCGACGATCGAGCGGCCCGCGAGCGTGAGGAGCCCGCCGACCACGCCGAGCATCAGCACGAGCGCCACCGCCGCGGCCAGCGCCCGCGGCAGGCGGGCACGCCGCTGCAGGAACGTCACGAACGGCGCGAGCAGCACCGTGAGCAGCAGCGCGACCGCGACCGGCACCACGATGACCTTGGTGACCGCGAGGAGCCAGAGGCCCACGGCCACGGCCGCGCCGATGAGCAGCAGCCGCCACGACCACGAGGCCGCGGCCTGCACGGACGGCGGGACGGGGTGCGCGGGCCGGTCCGCGACGACGACGCTCGTCGACGTCTCCTGCTCGGTCACGCGGCGCCGCCCCCGAGCCCGGCCGCCTCGAGCGCCTGCGCCAGGTCCGCGAGCAGGTCCTCGACGTCCTCGATGCCGACCGACAGGCGCACGAGGTCGTCCGGGACCTCGAGCGCCGTGGCGGCGACCGAGGCGTGCGTCATGCGGCCCGGGTGCTCGAT includes these proteins:
- a CDS encoding hemolysin III family protein; the protein is MSSTPAGHERGSGDSGVQRAADAVGDAVEQVVEQVKPRLRGWIHAGVAPLVLVASVVLVAVSPTAAARWSTAVFGVSAVLLFGTSAVYHRGRWSPRVAAVLRRLDHTNIFLIIAGTYTPLAVLLLPSSTARVLLAVVWSGALVGLLARVFWLNVPRWLYVPIYVALGWVAVGFLPQFWRTGGPGIVWLVAAGGLAYTVGALVYGLKRPNPSPRWFGFHEVFHALTVVGYGCHYAAVWIAAARAA
- a CDS encoding carbon-nitrogen hydrolase family protein — encoded protein: MSDGRGAPVRPAVRVTVAQLQVGTDRAANVEVARDAVREAARVRADVVVLPEYASAFDPRGVGPDLAEPLDGPFVTALREEAARGGVAVLAGTTLPGTTLTGTTPTGQDGDGAARAVNAVVGVAADGSLAGVYRKVHLYDAFGQRESDRFVAGPADAPPLVLDVAGLRFGVMTCYDLRFPESARRLVDAGAHVLVVPAAWAPGPHKAMHWRTLAAARAIENTAAVVAVGQAGRGVVGRSLVVGPDGVVGLELDETPQVRTVDLDAAALTAVRERNPSLANRRYTVVPRT
- the mca gene encoding mycothiol conjugate amidase Mca, giving the protein MSTERLRLMAVHAHPDDESSKGAATTARYAAEGVDVLVVTCTGGERGDVLNPHYGPAPAGLEEMRAVRREEMATAAAALGVRQHWLGFVDSGLPEGDPLPPLPDGCFALTPLEEASAPLVELVREFRPHVMTTYDPTGGYPHPDHIMCHRVSAEAFAAAGDPERYRGRGEPWAPLKLYYNHGFSLERMRTVHDAIVAAGGESPFSDWIDSRQAREVPERPVTTRVECADFFPQRDAALRAHATQIDPEGWFFAVPREVELAHWRTEEFELAESRVPTTVPEDDLFAGIRGTEAAR
- a CDS encoding DUF4307 domain-containing protein; amino-acid sequence: MHRHEPKPLRAHPGPPVTGRRTRDNDPLRTPATRTTSRSSRPRRSRGRTGPRTPVGRYGPEPTDAARRLQRWGLAALVVLAMLVLGWIGSGVLRDPVQWKTVGFRVDGPASTDVTFDVTTDPGVAATCRVQVLSESYAQVGVLDVEVPPAQERTRRVTVTVSTVGEGVSGVVDSCAPLP
- the greA gene encoding transcription elongation factor GreA, with the translated sequence MTDTTAATWLTQEAYDRLKEELAHLETVGRKEIADRIAAARDEGDLKENGGYHAAREEQAKQEARIRELKEKLRNVQIGTPPDDGVVEAGMVVTAVVAGDEMTFLLGSREIAGTADIDVFSPTSPLGAAIYGRKVGDATTYEAPNGRQIPVEITDARPFTG
- the ilvA gene encoding threonine ammonia-lyase, which encodes MIGADDVRAAAALLGGVAERTPVQRSRALSELVGADVWLKCENLQRAGSFKIRGAYVRMARLSGAEKARGVVAASAGNHAQGVALAARLLGLTAVVFMPVDAALPKVAATKGYGAQVELVGTSVDEALVAARAHADRTGAVLIHPFDHPDVDAGQGTVALEVLEQVPDAGTLVVPVGGGGLAAGMVAALDDRPDVRVVGVQAAGAAAYPASLAAGRPVRAPELRTMADGIAVGTPGEVPFELLAHHRVPVRTVSEEDLSRALLLVAERAKLVVEPSGAAAVAALMADPAGSAADGRPVVCVLSGGNVDPLVLLRVVRHGLASAGRYLHVHARVEDTPGALAGLLQDVAARGGNVMHVAHTRTGGDLALSEVAVDLQIETKGPEHCGELLAGLRAAGYRLGDG
- a CDS encoding AI-2E family transporter — translated: MTEQETSTSVVVADRPAHPVPPSVQAAASWSWRLLLIGAAVAVGLWLLAVTKVIVVPVAVALLLTVLLAPFVTFLQRRARLPRALAAAVALVLMLGVVGGLLTLAGRSIVAGIAALADQAREGADTLLTWLSDGPLGLDQAQLDGYVDQLQETVAGSSQQIATGALSVTVTVGHVLAGTLVALFCTLFFLIDGRRIWAWVVGLLPRGSRESVHQAGRRGWVTLGAYTRTQILVAGVDAVGIGLGAVLLQLPLAVPLAVLVFFGSFIPFVGAILTGTIAVLVALVTQGWVSALVMLVIVLAVQQLEGHVLQPFLMGHAVSLHPVAVLLVVATGSFAAGIVGALFAVPVAAVLNTVVLYLHGHDKFPQLGTGDHVSIRPRAHPVLARALAAAAEAESAVRAERDGDRGTRPADPPTAATHGPAAP